In Hermetia illucens chromosome 1, iHerIll2.2.curated.20191125, whole genome shotgun sequence, one genomic interval encodes:
- the LOC119647180 gene encoding uncharacterized protein LOC119647180 has product MTKILSLVLFSTFCLKLVLSDALIAARSSVQCYKCSGIECSRPTLVNQTTTCADPLDSCVTVFEEYSVAARGCYLEVPDKYRVKCQETGNLECDRCFGTLCNKYARADIRCLECDSSKDSKCLQNPSQMEPVRCPLLPTANSYCFVEYDEHSTIRGCMDNLRDEISCYDSQNCQLCLPAQDGGACNAFEFPSGRRQCLACSGDQCTSGSNNQTSAYCMKSGDQCVSMQMNGRVIKGCLQDLDQSQITFCNANPKSCTKCNSNFCNTITYNQNDGSGSGGTGNGGGGSGGAESTVTAKTQLIMLTLCLVLLKCL; this is encoded by the exons ATGACAAAGATACTTTCTTTAGTATTGTTCTCAACGTTTTGTTTAAAGCTTGTACTTTCGGATGCGTTAATCGCTGCCAGGAGTAGTGTACAATGCTATAAGTGTTCGGGAATAGAATGTTCTAGGCCAACTTTAGTGAATCAAACCACAACGTGTGCTGATCCTTTAGATTCTTGTGTTACAGTTTTCGAAGAAT ATAGTGTTGCTGCGAGGGGATGCTATCTGGAGGTTCCCGATAAGTATCGAGTGAAATGCCAGGAAACGGGGAATCTTGAATGCGATAGATGTTTTGGTACCCTCTGCAATAAATATGCTCGCGCGGATATCAGATGCCTAGAGTGTGACTCTTCAAAG GATTCCAAGTGTTTGCAAAATCCTAGTCAGATGGAGCCAGTTCGATGTCCATTACTTCCAACTGCCAACTCTTATTGTTTTGTAGAATATGATGAACATTCGACAATTCGGGGGTGTATGGATAATCTAAGGGATGAAATCTCTTGTTATGACAGTCAGAATTGCCAACTTTGTTTGCCCGCACAAGATGGAGGAGCTTGCAATGCTTTCGAATTTCCTTCAGGACGTCGTCAATGTTTAGCCTGCTCAGGGGACCAGTGCACATCAGGAAGTAACAATCAAACAAGCGCGTATTGTATGAAATCAGGAGATCAGTGCGTTTCAATGCAAATGAATG GTCGCGTCATAAAAGGCTGCCTCCAAGATTTGGATCAATCGCAAATCACATTTTGCAACGCTAATCCTAAATCCTGCACGAAATGTAATTCAAACTTCTGTAACACAATAACATATAACCAAAATGATGGATCTGGAAGTGGAGGAACGGGAAATGGTGGAGGTGGAAGTGGTGGAGCTGAAAGTACGGTAACTGCGAAAACTCAACTAATAATGCTGACTTTATGTTTAGTTCTTTTGAAATGTTTGTGA